One Solanum lycopersicum chromosome 2, SLM_r2.1 genomic region harbors:
- the LOC101258222 gene encoding cysteine-rich receptor-like protein kinase 46, translated as MANVMVIVLCLIFSIVAVAIANPRTELVYKFCGVEQADNVSQFNQNYANAIVAMEPEMKSNKFSIHGEGLAPNRIFVLAQCMDDLSEEDCQICFSAIKTQLPGCFPHISGRVFFDGCFMRFENYSFFYESSSPHDVKRCSDAVNLKNDQFRDVATKVVKDVVTMAPVHGGYAEGRRKTYGLSVYGMAICWNTLDEKACSDCLTNASTAVLDCLPSIEARSLSVGCYFRYSEFDLPMVRISLILKVRAIFMYLVFILVAVGVCIIAVLVGYIVGTTLHEKTVKHQTKHNGDSSDLESSVMKRSLHFKYSTLEKSTDNFSEERKIGQGGFGEVFKGTLPDGREIAIKRMFLTTEIRNEEISNEIDIIGQAQHQHLVRFLGCCFTADDSFLVYEYLENKSLDLILFDPKKKKELDWKKRLKIVEGTAEGLEYLHNDCQVQIIHRDIKPSNILLDSKYRPKIADFGLARVNIREKGSAPLVIAGTFGYMAPEYLAQGQLSDKVDVYSFGVLILEIVSGQEFNKVPADDTLDTLVTIAWKHFKEKRAYRIIDPSMEIEDVNEVLRVVQIALLCTQESPIMRPDMSTIIKLLTQKNIEVPVPSKPPFIDDSEQHGSIHQHHPSASSVDSCRYYDTHQDNGSFHRYRHHPSASIDSYYDTESVLG; from the exons ATGGCAAATGTCATGGTCATCGTTTTGTGTTTAATATTTTCGATTGTTGCAGTTGCTATTGCGAATCCTCGAACAGAGCTTGTATATAAATTCTGCGGTGTGGAGCAAGCTGATAATGTTTCACAATTCAACCAAAATTATGCGAATGCAATTGTAGCTATGGAACCCGAGATGAAATCCAACAAATTCTCAATTCACGGAGAAGGATTAGCTCCGAATCGAATTTTCGTTTTGGCTCAATGTATGGATGATCTATCTGAAGAAGATTGTCAGATTTGTTTTTCTGCAATCAAAACCCAATTGCCTGGTTGTTTTCCCCATATCAGCGGTCGAGTTTTCTTCGATGGCTGTTTCATGAGATTCGAGAATTATAGCTTTTTTTATGAATCCTCTTCTCCCCATGACGTTAAA AGATGCAGTGATGCAGTGAACTTGAAGAATGATCAATTTAGGGATGTCGCTACCAAAGTCGTCAAGGATGTGGTAACCATGGCCCCAGTTCACGGTGGCTATGCAGAAGGACGAAGGAAAACATATGGTTTATCAGTTTATGGCATGGCTATCTGCTGGAATACTTTGGACGAAAAAGCATGTTCTGATTGCCTTACAAATGCAAGCACAGCTGTTCTTGATTGTTTGCCATCCATTGAGGCACGATCCCTTAGCGTTGGCTGCTATTTTCGTTACTCAGAATTTGATCTACCAATGGTTCGAATTTCTTTAATTCTAAAGGTCA GAGCTATTTTCATGTACCTTGTATTTATTCTTGTTGCTGTTGGTGTATGCATAATAGCTGTTTTGGTTGGATATATAGTGGGTACAACTCTCCATGAAAAAACAGTGAAACACCAGACGAAACATAATGGTGATTCTTCGGATCTTGAGTCATCTGTTATGAAAAGGAGCCTGCATTTCAAATATTCAACACTAGAGAAATCCACAGACAACTTCAGTGAAGAACGCAAGATTGGCCAAGGTGGATTCGGTGAAGTCTTTAAA GGGACTTTGCCAGATGGTAGAGAAATTGCTATCAAACGGATGTTTTTAACTACCGAAATTCGGAATGAAGAGATATCCAATGAGATAGACATTATTGGACAAGCCCAGCACCAGCATTTGGTTCGTTTTCTTGGCTGTTGTTTCACTGCCGATGACAGCTTTCTTGTATACGAGTATCTGGAAAATAAAAGCCTTGATCTTATCTTATTTG atccaaagaagaagaaagaattgGATTGGAAGAAAAGGCTCAAAATAGTTGAAGGGACAGCTGAAGGCTTAGAATACCTTCACAATGATTGCCAAGTTCAAATCATTCACAGAGACATCAAACCTAGTAACATCTTACTAGACTCGAAATATCGTCCCAAAATTGCAGATTTTGGTCTTGCCAG GGTTAATATCAGGGAAAAAGGAAGTGCACCTCTTGTCATTGCAGGCACATT CGGATACATGGCTCCAGAGTACCTTGCTCAAGGACAATTATCAGACAAAGTGGATGTTTATAGCTTTGGAGTTCTTATCCTGGAAATAGTAAGCGGACAGGAGTTCAACAAAGTTCCAGCCGATGACACTCTAGACACCCTAGTAACCATT GCTTGGAAACATTTCAAGGAGAAAAGGGCATATCGGATAATAGATCCGAGCATGGAAATAGAAGATGTGAATGAAGTACTAAGGGTGGTTCAAATTGCGCTGCTATGTACTCAAGAGTCACCTATTATGCGTCCAGATATGTCAACAATCATTAAACTACTTACACAAAAAAACATAGAAGTGCCTGTTCCTTCAAAGCCTCCTTTCATTGATGATTCCGAACAACATGGCTCTATTCATCAGCATCATCCCTCTGCATCATCAGTTGATTCTTGCAGATATTATGACACACACCAAGACAATGGCTCTTTTCATCGTTATCGTCATCATCCTTCTGCATCAATTGATTCTTATTACGACACGGAAAGTGTTTTAGGATGA
- the LOC101257730 gene encoding high affinity nitrate transporter 2.7 isoform X2, giving the protein MIKFKWWCLEALFSHQSTHVNLHYKYSTCSSFPNSIHSIAIAMEEEQSHSKIDQSPNNFSIAVDYDHKATEFRPFSLSSPHMRAFHLAWLSLFSCFFSTFAIPPLLEVIRKDLNLTQTDIGTAGIASFVGSIFSRLAMGPACDVFGPRVASATLSLLTAPVVLSTSLISSAKSFILVRFLIGFSLANFVASQFWMSSMFSGCTVGLANGFAAGWANVGSGVTQLVMPLVYTLFTTCFNIPSFISWRIAFIFPAIFQAATAILVLVYGQDLPDGNYKRKITNNQSENVLFNGLKNYRGWILGLTYGFCFGVELTTDNIIAAYFYNRFHVNIEMAGAIAASFGLANCVSRPVGGIVSDKMGKRFGMRGRLWSLWAVQTVAGLMCVLLGRVNTILASVLVMACFSLFVQAASGLTFGIVPFVSKRSLGVISGMTGSGGTLGAVITQLLLFSGKDHHQMKEY; this is encoded by the exons atgatCAAGTTTAAATGGTGGTGCTTGGAAGCTCTGTTTTCTCATCAATCTACTCACGTTAACCTTCACTATAAATATAGTACTTGCTCAAGTTTTCCAAATTCAATTCACTCAATAGCCATAGCCATGGAAGAAGAACAATCACACTCCAAAATCGATCAATCTCCTAATAATTTCTCCATAGCCGTAGATTATGATCACAAAGCCACAGAATTCCGCCCATTTTCATTATCTTCACCTCACATGCGAGCTTTCCATCTCGCATGGCTCTCTCTATTTTCATGTTTCTTCTCTACTTTCGCAATCCCTCCACTTCTCGAAGTTATTCGTAAGGATCTCAATCTCACCCAAACTGATATCGGCACAGCCGGAATCGCCTCCTTCGTCGGTTCAATTTTCTCCCGCCTTGCGATGGGACCTGCCTGCGACGTCTTCGGTCCACGTGTTGCCTCCGCCACACTATCACTCCTCACTGCTCCGGTAGTCCTCTCCACTTCTCTAATCTCCTCTGCGAAAAGCTTCATATTAGTTCGTTTCCTCATCGGATTTAGCTTGGCTAATTTCGTAGCGAGTCAATTTTGGATGAGCTCTATGTTTTCCGGATGTACTGTTGGGCTTGCTAATGGATTCGCTGCCGGTTGGGCAAATGTAGGATCTGGCGTGACTCAATTAGTCATGCCGCTCGTATATACTCTGTTCACTACCTGCTTCAACATTCCTTCGTTCATTTCATGGCGTATTGCGTTCATTTTCCCAGCGATATTTCAAGCGGCGACAGCGATTTTGGTACTCGTATACGGCCAGGACTTACCTGATGGAAACTACAAAcgtaaaattacaaataatcaAAGTGAAAACGTACTTTTTAATGGGCTGAAGAATTACAGGGGATGGATATTGGGATTGACGTATGGATTTTGTTTCGGAGTTGAATTGACTACCGATAATATAATAGCAGCGTACTTTTACAATCGGTTTCATGTGAATATTGAAATGGCAGGGGCGATTGCAGCGAGCTTTGGGCTAGCGAATTGTGTGTCGAGGCCTGTGGGCGGGATTGTTTCTGATAAAATGGGGAAGAGATTTGGGATGAGAGGGCGGTTATGGAGTTTGTGGGCGGTGCAGACGGTGGCTGGATTGATGTGCGTGCTGCTTGGCCGAGTAAATACAATTTTGGCGTCTGTTCTGGTTATGGCGTGCTTTTCGTTGTTTGTTCAAGCTGCTTCGGGACTCACGTTTGGCATTGTGCCATTCGTATCCAAAAG GTCGTTGGGTGTAATATCAGGCATGACAGGAAGTGGTGGGACTTTAGGCGCAGTTATAACACAGCTCCTGCTATTTTCAG GCAAAGATCATCACCAAATGAAGGAATATTGA
- the LOC101257433 gene encoding LOB domain-containing protein 25, with amino-acid sequence MSSTSNYSTPPCAACKFLRRKCLPSCVFAPYFPPEEPIKFTTVHKVFGASNVSKLLNEIQPHQREDAVNSLAYEAEARLKDPVYGCVGAISVLQRQVLRLQKELDATNADLMRYANNNNNNNNNFQYGRRMVNSGYYNYSSAWNNGISGGHNNIGTDNCDGGR; translated from the coding sequence ATGTCTTCTACTAGCAACTACTCCACTCCTCCCTGTGCTGCTTGcaaatttttgagaagaaaGTGCTTGCCAAGTTGTGTTTTTGCACCTTATTTTCCTCCAGAGGAGCCAATAAAGTTCACAACCGTTCATAAAGTATTTGGGGCCAGTAATGTGAGCAAGCTTCTGAACGAAATTCAGCCTCATCAAAGAGAAGATGCAGTCAATTCTCTTGCTTATGAAGCCGAAGCGCGATTAAAAGATCCTGTCTATGGATGTGTTGGAGCAATTTCAGTTCTTCAAAGGCAAGTTCTTCGCCTCCAGAAGGAACTCGATGCAACCAATGCTGATTTAATGCGATAcgccaataataataataataataataataattttcagtATGGGAGAAGAATGGTTAATTCTGGTTACTATAATTATTCTTCTGCATGGAACAATGGTATTTCTGGAGGTCATAACAATATTGGTACTGATAATTGTGATGGTGGCAGGTGA
- the LOC101257730 gene encoding high affinity nitrate transporter 2.7 isoform X1 produces MIKFKWWCLEALFSHQSTHVNLHYKYSTCSSFPNSIHSIAIAMEEEQSHSKIDQSPNNFSIAVDYDHKATEFRPFSLSSPHMRAFHLAWLSLFSCFFSTFAIPPLLEVIRKDLNLTQTDIGTAGIASFVGSIFSRLAMGPACDVFGPRVASATLSLLTAPVVLSTSLISSAKSFILVRFLIGFSLANFVASQFWMSSMFSGCTVGLANGFAAGWANVGSGVTQLVMPLVYTLFTTCFNIPSFISWRIAFIFPAIFQAATAILVLVYGQDLPDGNYKRKITNNQSENVLFNGLKNYRGWILGLTYGFCFGVELTTDNIIAAYFYNRFHVNIEMAGAIAASFGLANCVSRPVGGIVSDKMGKRFGMRGRLWSLWAVQTVAGLMCVLLGRVNTILASVLVMACFSLFVQAASGLTFGIVPFVSKRSLGVISGMTGSGGTLGAVITQLLLFSGSTKFSTQTSISIMGLMMIVFTLPITLIYFPKWGGMFCGPSNIHQYDENYHLIH; encoded by the exons atgatCAAGTTTAAATGGTGGTGCTTGGAAGCTCTGTTTTCTCATCAATCTACTCACGTTAACCTTCACTATAAATATAGTACTTGCTCAAGTTTTCCAAATTCAATTCACTCAATAGCCATAGCCATGGAAGAAGAACAATCACACTCCAAAATCGATCAATCTCCTAATAATTTCTCCATAGCCGTAGATTATGATCACAAAGCCACAGAATTCCGCCCATTTTCATTATCTTCACCTCACATGCGAGCTTTCCATCTCGCATGGCTCTCTCTATTTTCATGTTTCTTCTCTACTTTCGCAATCCCTCCACTTCTCGAAGTTATTCGTAAGGATCTCAATCTCACCCAAACTGATATCGGCACAGCCGGAATCGCCTCCTTCGTCGGTTCAATTTTCTCCCGCCTTGCGATGGGACCTGCCTGCGACGTCTTCGGTCCACGTGTTGCCTCCGCCACACTATCACTCCTCACTGCTCCGGTAGTCCTCTCCACTTCTCTAATCTCCTCTGCGAAAAGCTTCATATTAGTTCGTTTCCTCATCGGATTTAGCTTGGCTAATTTCGTAGCGAGTCAATTTTGGATGAGCTCTATGTTTTCCGGATGTACTGTTGGGCTTGCTAATGGATTCGCTGCCGGTTGGGCAAATGTAGGATCTGGCGTGACTCAATTAGTCATGCCGCTCGTATATACTCTGTTCACTACCTGCTTCAACATTCCTTCGTTCATTTCATGGCGTATTGCGTTCATTTTCCCAGCGATATTTCAAGCGGCGACAGCGATTTTGGTACTCGTATACGGCCAGGACTTACCTGATGGAAACTACAAAcgtaaaattacaaataatcaAAGTGAAAACGTACTTTTTAATGGGCTGAAGAATTACAGGGGATGGATATTGGGATTGACGTATGGATTTTGTTTCGGAGTTGAATTGACTACCGATAATATAATAGCAGCGTACTTTTACAATCGGTTTCATGTGAATATTGAAATGGCAGGGGCGATTGCAGCGAGCTTTGGGCTAGCGAATTGTGTGTCGAGGCCTGTGGGCGGGATTGTTTCTGATAAAATGGGGAAGAGATTTGGGATGAGAGGGCGGTTATGGAGTTTGTGGGCGGTGCAGACGGTGGCTGGATTGATGTGCGTGCTGCTTGGCCGAGTAAATACAATTTTGGCGTCTGTTCTGGTTATGGCGTGCTTTTCGTTGTTTGTTCAAGCTGCTTCGGGACTCACGTTTGGCATTGTGCCATTCGTATCCAAAAG GTCGTTGGGTGTAATATCAGGCATGACAGGAAGTGGTGGGACTTTAGGCGCAGTTATAACACAGCTCCTGCTATTTTCAGGTTCCACAAAATTCTCAACTCAAACAAGCATATCAATTATGGGCTTAATGATGATTGTCTTTACTCTGCCTATTACACTTATCTACTTCCCCAAGTGGGGAGGAATGTTCTGTGGTCCTtcaaatattcatcaatatgatgaaaactACCACCTAATACATTAA